One window of Bactrocera tryoni isolate S06 chromosome 2, CSIRO_BtryS06_freeze2, whole genome shotgun sequence genomic DNA carries:
- the LOC120769469 gene encoding short neuropeptide F, producing the protein MLMSKRLVSSFLFVCISILLWQQSSADVPDNNALANLYNSLLQREYAGPIVFPNHQVERKAQRSPSLRLRFGRRSDPDMYLPAEKRWFGDVNQKPIRSPSLRLRFGRRSDPSMPLHSEFDAVMNDLAGVSNNGGITDVEEAAAFYGDEYPEDMYDAGFERMVRKPQRLRFGRSLPRIQNNIDDELEHEQLQQTDDFFNSLLTSEKLHNMLLSLRQYDSDNDEFQREVRKPSPLRLRFGRSAAGDTNEQKKVTAQNAINGEKSAPATQQQPQQAQAKN; encoded by the exons ATGTTGATGTCAAAACGTTTAGTGAGCTCATTCCTGTTTGTCTGTATCAGTATTCTGCTGTGGCAGCAAAGCTCCGCTGATGTGCCGGATAACA ACGCACTCGCCAACTTATACAACAGTTTGCTGCAACGCGAATATGCCGGTCCCATTGTTTTCCCCAACCATCAGGTCGAACGCAAAGCTCAACGTTCGCCTTCGTTGCGACTACGTTTCGGTCGTCGCAGCGATCCGGATATGTACTTGCCCGCCGAGAAACGTTGGTTTGGTGATGTAAATCAGAAGCCAATACGTTCGCCATCATTACGTTTACGTTTCGGTCGTCGCAGCGATCCCAGCATGCCACTGCATAGCGAATTCGATGCTGTCATGAACGATTTGGCTGGTGTGAGCAACAATGGTGGCATAACTGATGTCGAAGAAGCGGCTGCCTTTTACGGTGACGAGTACCCTGAAGATATGTATGACGCTGGTTTTGAGCGTATGGTACGTAAGCCTCAGCGTTTGCGTTTCGGCCGCAGCTTGCCAAGAATCCAGAATAATATCGATGATGAATTAGAG CACGAACAACTTCAACAGACCGATGATTTCTTCAACTCCCTCTTAACTtcagaaaaattgcacaatatgTTGCTCTCACTCCGTCAATACGATTCTGACAATGACGAATTCCAACGTGAAGTACGCAAACCATCGCCTCTCCGTTTGAGATTTGGCCGCAGCGCCGCCGGTGATACTAATGAACAGAAG AAGGTCACTGCACAAAATGCCATTAATGGTGAAAAATCTGCGCcagcaacacaacaacaaccacagcaagCACAAGCTAAAAATTAA